In Microbacterium sp. ABRD28, the genomic stretch GAGGACGTAGAAGAGCGTGTTCTCGCCGGCGATGGTTCCCGAATCGGGTTGGAAGAGGAGGAGCAGCAGGTCTTCCGCGATCGTCGGCGATTCGTATGCTCGAGAGTCGTTCATCCTTCGTCCTCCTTGTTCATCAGGGCGCGTTCCAACGCGTCCAGCTCCTCGAACTGACCGGTGGCGATCAGGTTCGCGCGGTGCAGCACCTCGAGCTGAGCGACGTTGTAGAGCTGGCCGACTGCCTGACCGACGGTCGCCTCGGCGTGAGCGGCATCACGGCGGGCGTACGCGCCCGGGTCACGCAGCCACGGGTAGGCTTCGTGCGCTTCAGCCAGATCCGGCGCCAACTCCTCGCCGAGGCGGCGCCGTGTGGCGCGGTCGGCGTCGGCCGGCAACGCCGCGAGCGCGACCTCGGCCGGTGACACGGGAGTGTCGCGGATCATCTGCTCCAGCTCGCCGATGGCGTGATCGTCGAAGACGCGCGAATAGATCATGACCAGCGACTGATCCGGCTCGGTGAGCCGGTCGGCCAGCGGAGCGAAACGAGCGGGAAGCGACGCGGGAGAACGGTGCTGCAGGATGACGGCGAGCTCTTCCCG encodes the following:
- a CDS encoding MerR family transcriptional regulator: MAWSTRQLADLAGTTVKAVRHYHKVGLLEEPERLSNGYKQYQVAHLVRLLQIVRLAELGVPLAQIATLDRSEERPDDAIAVLDAELAATIDRLQRVREELAVILQHRSPASLPARFAPLADRLTEPDQSLVMIYSRVFDDHAIGELEQMIRDTPVSPAEVALAALPADADRATRRRLGEELAPDLAEAHEAYPWLRDPGAYARRDAAHAEATVGQAVGQLYNVAQLEVLHRANLIATGQFEELDALERALMNKEDEG